One segment of Candidatus Arsenophonus lipoptenae DNA contains the following:
- the sufA gene encoding Fe-S cluster assembly scaffold SufA, with amino-acid sequence MINHINIFSLSEATWDGLTMTNTAVSQICKLMKKNPNSQGISLTIKQSGCAGFSYVITLIDKLTKEYMLFENSGAKLFVPLKVMPFIDGTEVDYVREGINQIFKFNNPKAQYACGCGESFGI; translated from the coding sequence ATGATAAATCATATCAATATTTTTTCTTTAAGTGAAGCAACCTGGGATGGCCTTACAATGACTAATACAGCTGTATCTCAAATTTGTAAATTAATGAAAAAAAATCCCAATAGTCAAGGTATATCTCTGACTATAAAACAATCAGGTTGTGCTGGATTTAGTTATGTTATTACATTGATAGATAAGCTTACTAAAGAATATATGCTATTTGAGAATAGTGGTGCTAAATTATTTGTACCTCTAAAAGTTATGCCATTTATTGATGGGACTGAGGTTGATTATGTTCGAGAAGGAATTAATCAAATTTTCAAATTTAATAATCCTAAAGCTCAATATGCCTGTGGTTGTGGCGAAAGCTTTGGTATTTAA
- the sufB gene encoding Fe-S cluster assembly protein SufB, translating to MSQNNIENTNKEVQKWLTEHRYKEGFFTNVATDKLAKGINEEVIRAISSKRNEPDWMLQFRLEAYHHWLNMEEPHWIKGFYPNLNYQEFSYYAAPACNVCQDKNTSKINLTIDEKNSHNNIYLTEEVEETFNKLGIPVHEDQSIAVDAIFDSVSVSTTYSKKLAKMGIIFCSFSEAIQKYSNLVKKYIGTVVPNKDNFFAALNSAVASDGTFVYIPKGIHCPMELSTYFRINTPKIGQFERTILIADESSYVSYIEGCSAPIRDSYQLHAAVVEVIVHKNAEVKYSTIQNWFSGKNKSSGILNFVTKRALCEGKNAKMSWTQSETGSAITWKYPSVILKGDNSIGEFFSVALTNSYQQADTGTKMIHIGKNTHSTIISKGIAAGYSQNSYRGLVKILPTAENARNYTQCDSMLIGTKCGAHTYPYIEVKNNNAKLEYEASTSRIGEDQLFYCLQRGISKDDAISMIVNGFCKDVFSKLPLEFTIEAQKLLAISIENSVG from the coding sequence ATGTCACAAAATAATATAGAAAATACTAATAAAGAAGTACAAAAATGGTTAACTGAGCATCGTTATAAGGAGGGGTTTTTTACTAATGTTGCCACAGATAAATTAGCTAAGGGTATTAATGAAGAAGTTATTAGAGCTATATCAAGTAAACGTAATGAACCAGATTGGATGTTGCAGTTTCGCTTAGAAGCTTATCATCATTGGCTGAATATGGAAGAGCCACACTGGATAAAAGGATTCTACCCCAACTTAAACTATCAAGAATTCAGTTATTATGCTGCTCCAGCATGTAATGTTTGTCAAGATAAAAATACTTCTAAAATTAATTTAACTATAGATGAAAAAAATTCTCATAATAATATTTATCTAACAGAAGAAGTTGAAGAAACATTTAATAAATTAGGTATCCCAGTACATGAAGATCAATCAATTGCAGTGGATGCAATTTTTGATTCTGTTTCTGTTTCAACAACTTACAGTAAAAAATTAGCAAAAATGGGCATTATTTTCTGTTCTTTTAGTGAAGCAATTCAAAAATATTCTAATTTAGTAAAAAAATATATTGGTACTGTAGTACCTAATAAAGATAATTTTTTTGCTGCATTAAATTCTGCAGTAGCTTCTGATGGCACTTTTGTTTATATACCTAAAGGTATTCATTGTCCTATGGAATTATCAACATATTTTCGCATTAATACTCCTAAAATAGGTCAATTTGAGAGAACTATTTTAATTGCTGATGAAAGTAGCTATGTTAGTTATATTGAAGGTTGTTCAGCTCCAATTAGAGATAGTTATCAATTACACGCGGCTGTGGTTGAAGTCATTGTTCATAAAAATGCTGAAGTAAAATACTCTACTATACAAAATTGGTTTTCAGGAAAAAATAAATCTAGTGGAATTTTAAATTTTGTCACTAAACGTGCATTATGTGAAGGTAAAAATGCAAAAATGTCCTGGACTCAATCAGAAACTGGATCAGCTATTACTTGGAAATATCCCAGTGTTATTCTAAAAGGTGATAATTCTATAGGAGAATTTTTTTCAGTAGCTTTAACTAATAGTTATCAACAAGCTGATACAGGTACAAAAATGATTCATATTGGTAAAAATACACATTCTACTATTATTTCTAAAGGTATTGCAGCAGGATATAGTCAAAATAGTTACCGTGGTTTAGTAAAAATTTTACCTACTGCAGAAAATGCTAGAAATTATACACAATGTGATTCTATGTTAATTGGAACAAAATGCGGTGCACATACATATCCTTATATAGAAGTAAAAAATAATAACGCAAAGTTAGAATATGAAGCTAGTACATCTCGTATTGGTGAAGATCAGCTTTTTTATTGTTTACAACGTGGAATTAGTAAAGATGATGCTATTTCTATGATCGTAAATGGTTTTTGTAAAGATGTCTTTTCTAAATTACCATTAGAATTTACTATTGAAGCCCAAAAATTATTAGCCATTAGTATAGAAAACAGTGTTGGATGA
- the sufC gene encoding Fe-S cluster assembly ATPase SufC, whose translation MLSIKNLHVSIEDNQIIKGLNLEIKPGEVHAIMGPNGSGKSTLSVILAGREEYKIEKGEILFKNKNLLELSPEERAGEGIFLAFQYPIEIPGVSNNFFLQTSVNAVRAYRKQPILDTFEFQDFVENKIKLLNMPKDLLTRSVNVGFSGGEKKRNDILQMTVLEPELCILDETDSGLDIDSLKIVSNSINSLRNNKRAFIIVTHYQRILNYISPNFVHIFHQGKIIQSGDFALVKKLEAHGYGWAIDL comes from the coding sequence ATGTTAAGCATAAAAAATTTGCATGTTAGTATTGAAGATAATCAAATTATCAAAGGATTAAATTTAGAAATAAAGCCAGGCGAAGTGCATGCAATAATGGGACCTAATGGATCAGGAAAAAGTACATTATCAGTAATATTAGCTGGACGCGAAGAATACAAAATAGAAAAAGGTGAAATTTTATTTAAAAATAAAAATTTACTTGAATTATCCCCTGAAGAACGTGCAGGTGAGGGTATATTTTTAGCATTTCAATATCCTATAGAAATTCCTGGTGTGAGTAATAATTTTTTCTTACAAACTTCAGTTAATGCAGTAAGAGCATATCGTAAACAACCAATACTTGATACTTTTGAATTTCAGGATTTTGTTGAAAATAAAATTAAATTACTTAATATGCCTAAAGATTTACTTACTAGATCAGTTAATGTTGGTTTTTCTGGTGGGGAAAAAAAACGTAATGATATATTACAGATGACTGTATTAGAACCTGAATTATGTATTTTAGATGAGACTGACTCAGGTCTAGATATTGATTCACTTAAAATAGTATCAAATAGTATTAACTCATTACGAAATAATAAACGCGCTTTTATAATAGTTACTCATTATCAAAGAATTCTAAATTATATATCGCCTAATTTTGTTCATATTTTCCATCAAGGAAAAATTATTCAATCAGGTGATTTTGCGTTAGTAAAAAAATTAGAGGCACATGGATATGGATGGGCTATTGACCTATAG
- the sufD gene encoding Fe-S cluster assembly protein SufD, whose amino-acid sequence MDMDGLLTYSDKAKKKRIIKKLNQQAIKKFSSLFYNSERANEKKAQEYWKKAEKIGFPEFTNEEWQYTPLNKVLKSNYILEDSNEFHTITADQLNQLTISIDCWKIIFFNGYFISNLSSDNFGPYQIQIMDTLAQVPEPIIDNEIFLYLTKSLAAQPLFIRLKSHNHVKQPLYILNITSGSKYSNYINTSHYYYHIEIGSDCKSQVIEHFVSIDEKPHLTGSRLTVNIGDNSNFTHIKFNVENNRSNHFSHNDILSGKNNQIKSNNIFIGSSLLRHHTSVKLNGINSRIELNSLLLPKNKEIFDTRTYLEHNQPFCKSRQLHKTIAIDESKAIFNGMIKVSPIALKTDGKMTNNNLLFGKKAEINTKPQLEIYADDVQCSHGAIVGNIDDAQLFYLRSRGINVNYAKHIIMVSFTSEIIKSIDNKIVSNQIMYFIHKRLSGI is encoded by the coding sequence ATGGATATGGATGGGCTATTGACCTATAGTGATAAAGCTAAAAAAAAGCGTATAATAAAAAAATTAAATCAACAAGCAATAAAAAAATTTTCTTCGCTATTTTATAATAGTGAAAGGGCTAATGAAAAAAAAGCTCAAGAATATTGGAAAAAAGCAGAAAAAATAGGATTTCCAGAATTTACAAATGAAGAATGGCAATATACACCTTTAAATAAAGTACTTAAATCTAATTATATATTAGAAGATAGCAATGAATTTCATACAATTACTGCAGATCAATTAAATCAATTAACTATATCAATTGATTGTTGGAAAATTATTTTTTTTAATGGATATTTTATTTCTAATCTAAGTAGTGATAACTTTGGACCTTATCAAATACAAATTATGGATACTTTAGCACAAGTCCCAGAACCAATAATAGATAATGAAATATTTCTATACTTAACTAAAAGTCTAGCTGCCCAACCACTATTTATTAGATTAAAGTCTCATAATCATGTGAAACAACCACTTTATATATTAAATATTACATCTGGATCAAAATATAGTAATTATATTAATACAAGTCACTATTACTACCATATAGAAATAGGATCTGATTGTAAATCACAAGTTATTGAACATTTTGTTTCTATTGATGAAAAACCACATCTAACAGGAAGTCGATTAACTGTTAATATTGGTGATAATAGTAATTTTACTCATATAAAATTCAACGTTGAAAACAATAGAAGTAATCATTTTTCTCATAATGACATTTTATCAGGAAAAAATAATCAAATAAAAAGTAATAATATTTTTATAGGATCATCATTACTTAGACATCATACTAGTGTAAAATTAAATGGAATTAATAGTAGAATAGAACTAAATAGTTTATTATTACCAAAGAATAAGGAAATTTTTGATACTAGGACTTATCTTGAACATAACCAACCTTTTTGTAAAAGTCGCCAGTTACATAAAACTATAGCAATAGATGAAAGTAAAGCCATTTTTAATGGTATGATTAAAGTTTCACCAATAGCACTTAAAACAGATGGTAAAATGACAAATAACAATTTATTATTTGGTAAAAAAGCAGAAATTAACACTAAGCCACAGTTAGAAATTTATGCTGATGATGTTCAGTGTAGTCATGGTGCTATAGTAGGAAATATTGATGATGCGCAGTTATTTTATTTACGTTCACGTGGAATTAATGTTAATTATGCAAAACATATAATCATGGTTTCTTTTACCTCTGAAATAATTAAATCTATTGATAATAAAATAGTTAGTAATCAGATTATGTATTTTATTCATAAACGATTATCAGGGATTTAA
- the sufS gene encoding cysteine desulfurase SufS, which translates to MTYSVTAIRKDFPMLSEKIKDQPLIYLDSAASAQKPIQVIEKEKEFLYHHYSTVHRGIHSLSIEATTMVENVRQQVANFIHASSAEEIIFVKGTTEGINLIANSYSKYFLKSGDNIIITQMEHHANIVPWYLLANQIGFDIRVLPISDDGKLIVEYLDKLIDNRTKLFAFTHMSNILGTVNPVKKIIAYARKCVEKKTKKLHIMLDGAQSIIHQIIDVQDLDCDFYVFSGHKLYGPTGIGVLYGKKALLDILPPWQGGGAMINTVNMTLSNPSIIDITYEKSPWRFEAGTPNISGIIGLGEALRYINNIGYKQIYNHETTLMQYAIKRLSTVNTLRLYGPNERQGVIAFNLGNHHAYDIGSFLDNYAIAIRTGHHCALPLMKFYQVKAMCRISLALYTTKEEIDFLVEKLQYIENLLS; encoded by the coding sequence ATGACATATTCAGTTACAGCTATAAGAAAAGATTTTCCTATGCTATCAGAAAAAATCAAAGATCAACCTTTAATTTATTTAGATAGCGCAGCTAGTGCACAAAAACCAATACAAGTAATAGAAAAAGAAAAAGAATTTCTTTATCATCATTATTCTACAGTACATAGAGGTATCCATAGCTTAAGTATAGAAGCAACTACTATGGTAGAAAATGTTCGACAGCAAGTTGCTAACTTTATTCATGCTTCTAGTGCTGAGGAAATTATTTTTGTTAAAGGAACTACTGAAGGTATAAATTTAATTGCTAATAGTTATAGCAAATATTTTCTAAAATCTGGTGATAATATTATTATCACTCAAATGGAACATCACGCTAATATAGTTCCTTGGTATTTACTAGCTAATCAGATTGGTTTTGATATTCGTGTATTACCAATTAGTGATGACGGAAAGCTAATTGTTGAATATTTAGATAAATTAATTGATAATAGGACTAAATTATTTGCTTTTACTCACATGTCTAATATTTTAGGTACTGTTAATCCAGTAAAAAAAATTATTGCATATGCTCGTAAATGTGTAGAAAAAAAAACAAAAAAACTTCATATTATGTTAGATGGAGCTCAAAGTATTATACATCAAATAATTGATGTACAGGATTTAGATTGTGATTTTTACGTCTTTTCTGGACATAAACTATATGGACCTACTGGCATTGGTGTTTTATATGGTAAAAAAGCATTATTAGATATTTTACCACCTTGGCAAGGTGGTGGAGCAATGATAAATACAGTTAACATGACTTTATCTAATCCATCAATTATTGATATTACTTATGAAAAATCACCGTGGAGATTTGAAGCAGGTACACCTAATATCAGTGGCATTATTGGTTTAGGAGAAGCATTACGTTATATTAATAATATTGGATATAAACAAATATATAATCATGAAACCACATTAATGCAATATGCTATCAAACGTTTAAGTACAGTCAATACATTACGACTCTATGGTCCCAATGAACGTCAGGGTGTTATTGCCTTTAATTTAGGTAATCATCACGCCTACGACATAGGTAGTTTTTTAGATAATTATGCTATTGCAATACGTACAGGACACCATTGTGCATTACCATTGATGAAATTCTATCAAGTAAAAGCTATGTGTAGAATCTCTTTGGCTCTTTATACTACTAAAGAAGAAATTGATTTTCTAGTAGAAAAACTTCAATATATTGAAAACTTACTAAGTTAA
- the sufE gene encoding cysteine desulfuration protein SufE — MSILPDENKLLNNFSRCLNWEQKYLYLIELGEKLLPLTDMQKQKKNQVLGCQSLVWIVMEPNNEEKMIFFGDSDSSIVKGLIALVIIIFQNKTVQQILTTDSKIFFQKLSLEQHLTPSRNHGLHSIIKTIYQRAEIYKINKLNNE; from the coding sequence ATGTCAATTTTACCTGATGAAAATAAATTATTGAATAATTTTTCACGGTGCTTAAACTGGGAACAAAAATACTTGTATTTAATTGAATTAGGAGAAAAATTATTACCATTAACTGACATGCAAAAACAGAAAAAAAATCAAGTTTTAGGATGTCAAAGTTTAGTATGGATTGTTATGGAACCAAATAATGAAGAAAAAATGATATTTTTTGGTGATAGTGATTCTTCTATAGTAAAAGGTTTAATAGCATTAGTAATAATTATTTTTCAAAATAAAACAGTACAACAAATTTTAACTACGGATAGTAAAATATTTTTTCAAAAGTTATCATTAGAACAACATTTGACTCCATCAAGAAATCATGGTTTGCATTCTATAATTAAAACAATTTATCAGCGAGCTGAAATTTATAAAATAAATAAACTAAACAATGAATAA
- a CDS encoding L,D-transpeptidase family protein: MNMVLFFISLLFSSSIIFNFGIAEYSLPSTKSRLIGKNKQYVVPNDRPPLEEIARKFKIGLLGMLEANPGIDPYLPKAGIKLIIPSQMLLPATKRNGIIINLAELRLYFFPKGSNKVIVYPIGIGQLGTNNTPIMITNVSQLIKNPTWTPTSNIRKRYAEDGIILPQVLPAGPDNPMGLYALRLSYDQGQYLIHGTNTNFGIGLRITAGCIRLRPDDMEKLFYSIPIGTRVQIINEPIKYSKEQDGSYYIEVHQPLSTRESDDPQIMPLIYSKEFKKFLQQAEIDKELVDKTIARRSGMPVKINKIKLNPKNNNRKNIIKKVTIYN; this comes from the coding sequence ATGAATATGGTTTTATTTTTTATTAGTTTATTATTTTCAAGTAGTATAATTTTTAATTTTGGTATTGCTGAATATTCTTTGCCGTCTACGAAGTCACGTTTAATTGGAAAAAACAAACAATATGTAGTACCAAATGATCGCCCTCCATTAGAAGAAATAGCACGTAAATTCAAAATAGGGTTACTTGGGATGTTAGAAGCTAATCCAGGTATAGATCCTTATTTACCTAAAGCTGGTATAAAATTAATAATTCCATCACAAATGTTACTACCAGCAACCAAACGTAATGGCATAATTATTAATTTAGCTGAATTAAGATTATATTTTTTTCCAAAAGGAAGTAATAAGGTTATTGTTTACCCTATTGGCATTGGTCAATTAGGAACTAATAATACACCTATAATGATAACAAATGTTAGTCAATTAATTAAAAATCCAACTTGGACACCAACTTCTAATATACGTAAACGTTACGCTGAAGATGGTATTATTTTACCCCAAGTATTACCTGCTGGGCCTGATAACCCTATGGGTTTATATGCATTAAGATTATCTTACGATCAAGGTCAATATCTAATTCATGGTACTAATACTAATTTTGGAATTGGATTACGTATTACTGCTGGTTGCATTCGTTTAAGACCAGATGATATGGAGAAATTATTTTATTCTATACCAATAGGAACTAGGGTACAAATAATTAATGAACCAATAAAATATTCTAAAGAGCAAGATGGTAGTTATTATATAGAAGTACATCAACCTTTATCTACAAGAGAATCTGATGATCCACAGATCATGCCATTAATATATAGCAAAGAATTTAAAAAATTCTTACAACAAGCAGAAATTGATAAAGAATTAGTCGACAAAACTATAGCTAGACGTTCAGGAATGCCTGTAAAGATAAATAAGATTAAATTGAATCCTAAAAATAATAATAGAAAAAATATAATAAAAAAAGTAACCATATATAATTAA
- a CDS encoding major outer membrane lipoprotein gives MNRTKVVFSSIVLASSLLAGCSTSSQINKLFSDVQTLNGKVEQLSNDVQSLRTDIQMTNDEAIRANQRLDNQVRKYKK, from the coding sequence ATGAATCGTACTAAAGTTGTATTTAGCTCTATTGTTCTAGCCTCCAGTCTTTTGGCAGGTTGTTCAACAAGTAGCCAAATTAACAAACTATTTTCAGATGTTCAAACTTTGAACGGTAAGGTTGAGCAACTATCTAATGATGTTCAATCATTACGTACTGATATACAAATGACTAATGATGAAGCTATCCGGGCTAATCAACGGTTAGATAATCAAGTACGTAAATATAAAAAGTAA